One window of Phycisphaeraceae bacterium genomic DNA carries:
- a CDS encoding PhoH family protein — protein MELTIHVPAGPERVGLLGSAERNLKMLRETLGVSVTARDDTIRVSGDHAAVSVARAVIDRIGRASRQGEPLSREQVLDLIATESGRRDSENGSGFRLSAYAGGRQITARSENQRVYIDAINSNDLVIATGPAGTGKTYLAVAAAVHLLRTEQVRKVVLARPAVEAGEKLGFLPGDIEAKVNPYLRPLLDALHDMMEYAQIRRFMESDVVELVPLAFMRGRTLNNAAIILDEAQNTTRGQMQMFLTRMGHGSKMIITGDTTQIDLPDPRESGLIDAVRRLRRVQGIGLVNLTREDVVRHPLVQKIVDAYAAEAEGRADGGVPGGAGGA, from the coding sequence TTGGAACTCACGATACACGTTCCTGCTGGTCCTGAGCGTGTGGGCCTGCTTGGGTCTGCGGAGCGGAACCTGAAGATGCTGCGCGAGACACTCGGGGTCAGTGTTACGGCACGTGACGATACCATCCGAGTGAGCGGAGATCACGCGGCGGTTTCTGTGGCCAGGGCGGTGATCGACCGGATCGGGCGGGCTTCGCGTCAGGGTGAGCCCCTGTCGCGCGAGCAGGTGCTGGACCTGATCGCGACGGAGTCGGGGCGAAGGGACTCGGAGAACGGATCGGGGTTCCGGCTTTCGGCGTATGCGGGCGGTCGCCAGATCACCGCGAGGTCGGAGAACCAGCGGGTCTATATCGATGCGATCAACAGCAACGACCTCGTGATCGCGACCGGGCCGGCGGGGACGGGCAAGACGTATCTCGCGGTAGCGGCGGCGGTGCATCTGCTGCGGACGGAGCAGGTGCGGAAGGTTGTGCTTGCAAGACCGGCGGTCGAGGCGGGCGAGAAGCTCGGATTCCTGCCGGGGGACATCGAGGCGAAGGTGAACCCGTATCTGCGGCCGCTGCTTGATGCGCTGCACGACATGATGGAGTATGCGCAGATTCGTCGCTTCATGGAGAGCGATGTGGTGGAGCTTGTGCCTCTGGCGTTCATGCGAGGCAGAACGCTGAACAACGCGGCGATCATCCTGGATGAGGCGCAGAACACGACCCGCGGGCAGATGCAGATGTTCCTGACGCGGATGGGCCACGGCTCAAAGATGATCATCACGGGGGACACGACGCAGATCGATCTGCCGGACCCGCGTGAGTCGGGGCTGATCGATGCGGTCCGTCGGCTTCGCCGGGTGCAGGGGATCGGGCTTGTGAATCTGACGCGTGAGGATGTGGTGCGGCACCCATTGGTGCAGAAGATCGTGGACGCGTATGCAGCGGAAGCCGAGGGGCGCGCGGATGGCGGCGTGCCGGGGGGGGCGGGCGGCGCATGA
- a CDS encoding response regulator, with translation MPAAAHILVVDDESDLVDLVSYNLKKSGYETSIATDGRQALQQVAKVHPDLVILDVMMPGLSGTEVLTRLRSEAATAKLPVIMLTAKSEEVDQVVGLTVGADDYVTKPFSVKVLMARVESLLRRSRGPTQDRQTLEIQGVQLDLGTHEATVDGEPVKLTVTEFRLLVSLLQANGRVLSRSALMARAMGPGITVTERTIDVHVTAIRKKLGRWSHLVKTVRGVGYRIADEPDEGDE, from the coding sequence ATGCCTGCCGCGGCCCACATCCTGGTCGTCGATGACGAGAGCGATCTTGTTGATCTGGTGTCATACAACTTGAAGAAAAGTGGTTATGAGACCTCTATCGCCACTGACGGGAGGCAGGCGTTGCAGCAGGTCGCCAAGGTGCATCCGGATCTTGTGATCCTGGATGTGATGATGCCGGGGCTGTCTGGAACTGAGGTGCTGACGCGCTTGCGTTCGGAGGCGGCGACGGCAAAGTTGCCTGTGATCATGCTGACGGCCAAGAGCGAGGAGGTCGATCAGGTCGTCGGCCTGACCGTGGGCGCGGATGATTATGTGACCAAGCCGTTCTCGGTGAAGGTGCTGATGGCGAGGGTCGAGTCGCTGCTTCGTCGGTCGAGGGGACCGACGCAGGATCGACAGACGCTGGAGATCCAGGGCGTTCAGTTGGATCTTGGGACGCATGAGGCCACGGTCGACGGCGAGCCGGTGAAACTGACCGTGACGGAGTTTCGCCTGTTGGTCTCGCTGCTGCAGGCGAACGGTCGCGTGTTGAGCCGCTCGGCGTTGATGGCGCGAGCGATGGGGCCGGGGATCACGGTCACGGAGCGGACCATCGACGTGCATGTGACGGCGATCCGGAAGAAGCTTGGGCGCTGGTCGCACCTCGTGAAGACGGTGCGGGGCGTCGGGTACCGCATCGCGGACGAGCCGGACGAGGGGGATGAGTGA